The Triticum aestivum cultivar Chinese Spring chromosome 4B, IWGSC CS RefSeq v2.1, whole genome shotgun sequence sequence ACAAAAGCTAGTTAATGTTTTCAGAAATGCGACGCAACTGAAATCTCTGTACATAGTAAGCTGTTGATTATTAGATTATTGCCACGCATATGAAACATGCGAGTTCAAGAACAAAATTCTTGAGAAAAATAGGAAAACAGTGTAACTTTATTTGAATAAATAAAATTTCTAAGTGATGTTCACTGTTCATTTGGTTATGATTCAGCATATCAACGTTCATTCCTACCATATGATCAAAGTCAAAAAGAATTAGGGCCCTAGAAATATTAAAATATATCATCAACAACCAAGCCCAGCTTAAAAAATGTTATGATGAAGTAGCCAAAAAATATTATTTTGCACATGAAAACGCAATATAAACGGAAGTTAAGATCTTAGCAAAATTAAGTAAAAGAAAGGAAGAACCAAGCCAGCTAACATCTCAATAAGCCCCTCAAAATTGACTGGTCCAGAAGGCCCAAATGTTTCCCTTCTGGCAATCTTTTATCTTTCTAGCACAGTGTATGCAATTATTTTTACTACACAACTATTTACATGTACAAATATTCTAACATGCTCAGATGTTCTACCAAATTATGTTGGATATTTTTATATGCAGGCGCACACACCCCACAGGAGCCCATAAATAAATGAAAAACCGCAATGTTGTTTTTTAAACTAGCTAGCCAATAAGCAATGTGTGTGGGCGGGGTGGGGGGTGGAGGGTGCTCGTACCTCATATAGTCGTTTTCCATTTTCCTGATTCTTCCAACAAAGACTTCCACAACCTTTGATAACTTGTCTTCCATTTGCTTGGCACTTGTTCTTTGTTCGGATGGGCTGATCAATGACAGTGTAATAATTAGCCTTTCAGCAATGAGGTTATAAAAGTAAATTTTACTTTCATGACCACAAGAGAGAATAAGCAAAAAAAGATAAGTTTACAAAGACTTACTTATTTTCATTATCTGCAAGAGCGCGAGAGTTATCTGATGAGATTATGCATGTATCTCCTAGAGTGAACATTGCGATATTGTATGTAGCACTTTCATAAGCTGATACAGCTTGTGCTCTGAGAACTCTTGCTGGTATAGCAGGGAAAACTTCCTGAATCAACTTTGTGGTCATAATTAGCCTTTTCCGTGGTAAATAATTTACCGGGGCATCTTCCAGACTTTCCGGATCATCCTCAGACTGTTAAGAAATTTAATTGGTGTCAAATGGAAACCCTTTGAACCAATATGCAAGACCTAAAGTAGCTGAAATAGTATAGCAGCGCAAACCTTCTTAATTAATCTATTAGCTGCCCAAGCCCAATCCATCTCATTCGTGCTGTCCAGCAATTGAAGATGGTCACAATTGTTAGCAACATCAAGGCAACATAAGATAAACAACTCAACAAATAAGTAACTGCAAGTCACATAAATTACTGGTGCTGACAGTAACAGTAAGAGGAGTAACAGTAAGAGGACAGAAAATATGCTTCAACACAAATCCAAACTACTGCCCTGCAAAGGGAGAAAATTCACCTTGTCTTTCTCAACTTTTGAGTGCCTTCACTGATTTTATGCCAAGAAACAAGAGCACGTTCTGTAAATTTGCGCTTCTTTGGCCTTGTCATCAAAGCTGTCTTCATATTAGGCACCAAAGGCCTGGCAGCTTGGCCGGCATCAGCTCTATCCTCGAGAGAGTTATTTTCCATGCACCAAGAAGCTTTTGGAACATTATATGGTGGAGTTGGGGTCTTCTGAGCATTAAACACAGAAGGACTCTGACCATTTCTTTGGTTTCCATAATGTTCAAACCAAGAGGGTGCCATTTGAGGGTTTATCCCAGGTCTCTCACTTCTTTCAATCAAATTGGATGATACATTTGTTCCAAGAGACTGAACTTGACTTTGATGATCATTACGCATGACCATACCATGAGAGAGAACTTCCCTAGAAGGGATCTGAGAAGGTATGCTTGTACTTCTCTCCTCATTGTTCCTTGGAGCAAAGCTTAGCATTTTCATGTCTGAAGGGAATGACCCTTGGACACTAGTACTGCCAATGTTATCTATAGACGACCTGAGTGAGTTATTGGCTCCATGTGCAAACCTCTGAGCAGACTTCCAGTCAACTTGCGACGCGTCAGAACTAATCTCATTTGGTTTAAGCATCTTTCCAGTTTTATTGCCTGGATCAACATCCACATGACCCATTGCTTGCATTTGATGCAGAAGAGCAAAATTTGTCTGTTGGAGGTTTGAAGCTGTTGGGTTTCCATGTAACCCAATGCCACTCGTATTAGTACCAGTGTTGTGAGAAGTATTCATAACCTGAAAGTTAGCTGCAGGGTTCTCTCCCTGCCTAGGGTTCATGATACCTTGCTGACGCAATTGTGCCAAGGATGAAGCAGGAATGGCAAAGTTCCCGTCTGAAGAATGCTTCTGCAGGGCTTGATTCCCTCTGGGTACAGCAGCTCCAGTCGAATCAAAATTTGCCATCTCAGAAGAGGCTAACCCTGCATCACTGTCCAGAGCTTGTTTTGTCTCTTGATTATGTGAATTGGCAGAACTTGTGGCTACATCAGGTGGTGTTGAAACCTTCTGTCCTTGGTCGTCTGCCTTTTGCGAACCCCATAAGTTGGGGTTGCTGGAGAACATCATAGACTGGAGAATATTGGGTGTAATCTTGTTAGATTGGGTACCAGCTAGACGTTGCGCCGATATGTTTGTCCATACGTTCTTGAATACTGTAGCTGTGCTGTCTTGCTGAGGCATGGGTACAGAACCTGATCTTGTGTCTGGCACAGGATATTGCTGCCCGGAACCTAACTGGGGGAAATGTGCAGCTGGCTGTCCAGTACCACCCATTTCCGAAGAATTAAATGGTGTTGGCTGTGAGCTTCGATGAGCAGGTGACGAATAATTGGTGGCAGTGGAAGGTAGCTGGGCCTGGTGTTCTCCCCTTGCTGAGTGTTCAGGTTGCTTGCCATCAGCATTAGTGTGACTAGACCATAAATGATCTGAAGTTGGATGTCGCTGGGACGGTGGTGCTAGTCTTAATCCAAATCCTTGCAAAGAAGATTGATTAAGTTGCTGCTGAGTATTAGCAACATTATCGAGAGGACTGTTGGCCATGTCAGTAAGTGCATTGCTATCTGTTGAGTTGTCCACCTTATGAAGAAGTTGCAGCATGTGTTGACTACATTAAACATACATATATATTTGTCAGTTATCATAAAGAACAACAAGTATAAATTTGCTAATGAAAAACTCTTGGAAGGACTAATCATGACAAAAGATAATATCATGTGGTACAAAAAATGTTGACTATTACTGTAATAGATCAAAGCATTGTTGTCAGTGTCCCGATACGTATCTTAGAATCTTACGATACCCTTATCCTACTAGACCATTTCAGTACATGATTCTCCAGACCATTTCAATACTATAACGACTCTCCAGACCATTTCAATACATATATGATTCTGCAATACAGATATGATCCTACAATTCTGATACTATTTGGAAAAACTATACTGTTATTGGTAGCGTACAAGGATGTGGGCCTTCTTCGTTAGTGGTAGTCATACCTTGTCAAAACTAACCAGATATTATTCTGACAAGTCGAGagaaacaagagcacaaaataaattGCATAGGTAAAGCTTTAACACTTCAACGATGGGATATTTAGGATTTACTCAGGAATAACCTGGCTAGAGTAGTTACAAATGAAAAGGAGGAAGTACCTGTTCTGAACTGCTCTATTCTGAGACAGACCGGCATCAGATACTCCAAAGGGTGATGCACTGGAACTGTTAGTGACACCATGTCGAGATTTAAAGTGTTCATCCCCCACCAGCATTTTCTAAAAATTAAGAAAGTAGCTTCATAAGTAATATATTACAAGAGACCAAAAATGTGTAAATCATAACGCTTGTTTAAGCAAGAAACCCATACCTCATTAACTGAAGCCATATTGGCAGCAATTTGGGAGTTGGTGACAAATCGTGGCTTCAGGTTATTTTGTCCCTGAAGTGACTGAGGCGGAAACTGATTGTTCGAAACTGGATTACCCGGAGAATGCCTAATGTTTACCCCTGTGTTGTCCATGGCATGATTCTGCAACATGTAAGATCCCCCTGCTTGCTGACCTGATCCCGAATTTTGGGATTCTTTTGCAGCAAAGAAAGGATGCCTCCTGGCAGCATGGTCACTGTTCACATGCTGCCCATGATTTAAAATGTTTCCTGGCCTTTCCATATGTATTGCATTTTGGTACTCCTGGTTGCAGTCATTTGGTCTTGGCTCAGCACTTCTTCTTAAAGATTCTGAGGTTTCTGAACCCCTACGTCCAATGTTATGGTTCATCCCACCATGCTCACCGGTTCGACCCATAACCATCTGATGCTGGTTCGGGTTTATTGTTGGCATGCTTGAGCCCATCATACTAACACCTTTACCATCAGAACTGTCCTTCTGCATTTGCGAAGTGCTTATATCAGGCTTCATCTGCTGAAGCCTGTGGACTGAATTTGCATTACCTCCACTTGACTTCCAAAAGTTTCCATCACTATTAAAGACATTTTGGGTACTGCTGATGTCTTGTCCAAGGGGGCTGTTGCTCTTCCAGTCATTCTGGCTATTGCCCGACTCTTGGTTGATATTGTGATCGACAGTGTTTTGTTGTGACATCCAAAATCCATGTGTACTTGATGGTGCACCAGTTGAGTGTGAGCTATTTCTTGGCGTTTCAGATTTGTGCTGAGCCCAATTGCCATTTGACAAATGCAcctgttcttgtctcccatattcATCAGACTGCTTTTGCTTCAAGCTCTGCTGAATATACCCATTATTGGCTTCTGCAGTTGACTGATGATTGGTAACAGTAGCACGAGGAGATTCATGTGGTGTTTTATCTCTTTGCTCGTACGGACTTCTTGTAGCATGCTGAAAACTGGTAAAATCTGGATTATTCATTGTTCCATCACCATAGCTAGATGCTGACGAGGGTCGTGCATTCTGTAGTCCACCGCTTGATGCAGCAAGCTTACTCTGGTCACGAGCTGGTAAAGTCGAGTTATTAGCGACTGTCTGTGTTTTCTGCAAACTGAGGCCACTCCATTCTTCCTTGGGATTATCTTTACTGGTTGAAGACTGTAGCGTTTCCTGCATAAGGGCACTCCAGCTCCCACTCTGTAGAGATGGCAAAGCACCACCAAAGTTATCATTATCCAAAGAATTACCATGATCGTTGTCACCCTTCAACAAAGCTCCCCAGTTGCTATCCTCATCATCCCCAAACAAGAACTTCTCCTCGGTAGGGTCAAGGCTAGCGCCACCACTTGCTGGTGCTACCTGCATTGTTGATTTCTCTTGCAGGCCTGCTTGTAGTTGGTTTGACCTACCATGAAAATCTTGGAGTTGAAAACCATGTCGTAGATGATTCACTGGAACAGGGCTGCCTGCCTTGTTATTATCACCTTGACTTTGTAACGGACTATTGCTTAAGAAGCCTCCCTTTCCTCGAAAATTCTGCATAGAACTGGAGGCACCTTTCTCCTGCGGACTAGGCTCATCCATTAACGAGCTAAATGGCCTTGATACCTTTTCAGGCTGATGACTGCTTGCCCTTGTCATTGCATTCTGGAGATCAGCTGGGATCCCTAAGAACTGGGGGTACTGGTTAACAGACCCGCCTCTGCTGGTAGCAGGTATTTGATAGAAGGACTGGTTCATTTGCTGTGTAGCTAACCCCATTGGTCGCATCGGTTGACTTTGAGTATTTGGAAATACCGAACCATTCATGAAATTGCCCATGGCAGGAGCACCACCATACTGCTCCCAGTTTGTGTTACTACCTGTATTCACCATTTGTGAGTTGCTTGGCAACCTTGGGTCACCACTAGCAAAATTTTGTGGCCACGTATAAGCCGTGGCCTCATTGCTTGGCATTTCATTTGTTATCACCGGTAATTGATCAGCAGGCGCTGCTCTTGCTGGAGCTTGAAACTGTCCAAAAGAGGGCTGCATTCTGGCTCCATGATCAATCTGCTGGGCATTTTGCTGCCTCTGGAACTCCTGCAATTGCTTGTACATCATCTGTTGTTGCCACATCTGAAAATCACCATCACCCCCATGCTGTGTGTGGTGAAACTGTGACATTTCTGAAGTCCCTACGGGTCTAATGCCCGTGAAAGCGTGAACTGTCTGCAATTGGCAAATCCCAAAGTTTCATATCAAATGACAATACGACCAGATACAACTGCCTGCTGGTATGATGAATATGATTCCACTGAACTTACAGCATCCAAAGAAGGCTCACCCTGGACTGACAAGAATTTACTCAGGCTAAACGAATCTGTAGATGTCCCTTCTATTTATCTGTAGCCTGCCCATTTTGAAGAACGTTTACGTAAGAACATTGTTCAATGATTCTACAGTAAATGAATCAGTACCAGTTCAGTATATTCCACAAGGACACGCATTCATGATTCACGAGGACAACACTTTAAGCCTACTGAGGAAAATTCTTCAGCATCAAAAGCATGCAAAGTAATGGTGCATATGCCAACTACCTTGGCCAACCATATCTATTGTGGGGTTTGGAACTTATTCAAATTAAAGCCATAAACATGTTTCAACAGCGATAAGAAAACTAATCAAGATTAGCTGCAACTGAAAACAACCGGTGTATATGCATTAGAATTAAGGGTACTCCCAATGCTTGTCTCTTAGCACAATATCAGACAAAATGCTGAGGTGGCACTTTATTTAAAGAAGAGAGGGAGGCAAGTTGTATGTTAGTGGAGATACGCCTCTTAGCTCGTTTCCCTATGCGGTGTACTCAATGCTCTGATCCAGTGTGGCTTATCTCCCTAGTTTTTACTCCGGAGGCCAAAAGGCCAGTGGAGCATGATATCAGACAAAATCATTCCCTTCTCTCCACAATTAGGCCACAAGGTTGAGATGCAAACATGGTCCTAAACCAATTAAATGTAATATGTGATGCATTGTGGTGATTATCTCTAAAAAATCCACTACCTATGATAACGTGTTAAGAGCCAACGAATTGGGAGCGCCCTAAGAAGCATGGTTGATTAATTAGTGAGAATGGCTTAAATATGGGCATCCACAACCTCAAGTGTGTGCCCATGCCAGAAAAGAACAGTTTTGAAATAGACGGAGGTGCAATTTAAGTTTCAACTGTGAACTTGTTGCACATTTGTTAGCTTGTGGGTGGCAAGTGAAGCCAATTAGCACAATGCAAGAGATAAAGGTTCAAAACAACTCAGGAACAAGTAGCAATTATCCTACTTGAGCTCGTTATCTAGATGGCCGGCCACTAAAAGCAGGGTTAAATCATGAGTGTCTGGCAAGAAATACTCTTAACTAGCACACAGGCAAAACCACAGCTTTCACCTCGCACGAAACACTACCATTATCCAAAACGGAAACACTAACACAGCACTACAATCTCTAATGACAAACACTAGGACAAAGACAACATCATCTTGTTACAATCAACGGACAGCCAAATCTCACGGCAGACACCTCATGCCCCTCATACGGGgagcaaatcaagcaaactaagacAAAATGAAGTTACAATGTTTCGATGCTAGCACAATCACTCCCATCTCTTCGCTAAAGCCTAAAAACTCTCATCTTTCTCCCACATATACACCTTCCAAAGAGGGGTACAGCTGAACAAATCTTCAAAAATGCAAAAGAGACAAGAGGGGATCCACCCGGACGCTGCCGCAGCCAATCTAAGCTCGGAGCTCGAGAGTAGGTCCACGACAAAAAAAATGAAGGGAACAGCAGAAACCAAGCGTCGCGCATCTGCTGGAGCATCCCCAAATCCCCCCACGTCTCCCTGCCCACTACCAGACGCCCGAATCCCGGAGCACTGAGCAGAGGGCAGCTCAAGCTAAGCTCCAACCAACGGTCGACTACGAGCACGAGCTGAGGTGAGCTGAGCTCAAGCTCGAATCGACCCAAACCCCGGGCCCGTCACGCGCAAATTACCCACCACGCGCCCCAAAAACCAGCAGCCTATCAAGCGCGGGAGGCCACGCGCCCCCGAGATCGACCGCCGGGGAGCTCCCAGTTCGCCCACCGGCGCAGATCCCCCGAGAGAGAGGGGAAAAAACCCTAAAACTCCCCCACCCGAAAATAATTCCCCCAGCTCCAGCGGCAACAGGGACCGCCCGATTCACGCGCGGCAGACGAGCGAGCAGCCAGCGGAGGGCCGCGAATTCCGGGCCGATTCGTGCAAGACCTACCTCGATCGGCGCGGCGGCCGGGCGTGCGGGCGGAGCGGGCGGATCGGATCGGCGCGCCTGTCGGCCCCGGGCCGCGGCGCGGGGGGTGCTCCGCGGGGGAGCGGCcggcgggctagggttagggttcggcgcGGCCAAATGGCGAGGGTTTGGAGCTCCGCGGCGCCGAGGAGAGAGAAGCGGGGGAGGGTGGAAGGGGGAGGCGGAGCTAGGAGTACTATCGGGcagcagctctctctctctctctctctctagctcgctCGCGACGGGCGAAGATAAAGCGTGGTATACTGGCCCTGCGAAGTTTTCAACGAAGGCGCCCGGCGGTGGGCCCGGCCGGGCGGGGAGGCGCGATCGGGGCCGTCAACTGGCGGCGGGCGGGGCTCGGGGCCGTCAGATCCGGGACGGGGGCGGGTAACGGCGTTAGGGGAGGAAAAGGACAGCCGCGTGGTGCGGGTGGGAAAGAAAAGGAGGAAAGGGCGCTACGGGGATGCGAGCCCCCCCTCCCCCGGAGAAAGGAAAGCGGTGAGCCAAGGGTGACTTTTTTTTACCGCTCAAGAAAGCAAGTGTGGGTTTGCAGGACAGTGGGCTAATCAAGCTGATTTTTTACCGCTCAAAATAAGTGTGGTTGGCTATTCTGCCCAAGGTAACATAATAGGAGTACTATAATACCTAGGATAAAAGATATACTCCCTCcctatcaaaatataagacatttttgcataAACTCTTATAATTTGATACACAGGTGGTATATATTTGGGTATGATGTAAGTGAACTGATCACATTGGTTTTGGGCAGAAGAGTTAACAGAATATTGGTTGAGTTGGGTAGAGCAATTTTTGTGTCACTGAGACCATATAGCTTGTGATGACCTCTTTTAGGCCTCACTCATTTGGTTCAGTTGGGATTCAATCTTCCAGGGGGGCCCATCTCTGTACAGGTTGAATGATCTTCACCCTCGCACCCCAGTTAATGTCTGAGAAATTTTTTTATAGGCTAGAAGAAGATGATTTAAACCCCAggaaaatggggggggggggcctATAGGACTGAATCAGGATTAGAACTGGGCAGATATGAACGAAGGCGCTACACAAAGTGGGCGGCTTGGGGACTCAAACAGGGGGTGGGATTAACTAAATGAGCCATTGAACAAGAGATGAGGTTACCCTCTTATAGTTTTATACACATATTGCATATATTGTAGACAAAAATCCTGACTCCATTACTAATTCTATAACCACGTGACTTCAATAGGATGACAATAATAACATGACATCTCATAATATGTACCACCACACACATAAATCTACAGAAGATGTTGCATTAGAAAATTTGACGATGAAATGGGTGTTCAGAAGCATTGCTATTTTCTGCACAACACATATATGTGTAATGTCATACTCTCATGAAGCAAGTGTCATGACCCTGTAAAGTTTGCAAGAATGGAAAGCAAGGTGCCCTTCCAACCTTAAGTAGTACGACAaacaaattatatcattcttatatATTTCATGTTTATGTGCTCACCATATCCTTTTATATATTGGCGCATAGGGAAAAACATCTCTTTGACCTTTTGTTCCTACACGCAATAGTAGAATTTGATGACAAACCTATCTTATATGTTGTGTCCCGCCACACTAACATATGTCTCCTCTCATTTGCCTATGAAGCAAGATTGGAATAAAAGTTATAATACAATGATCTACAAAATATGAAGTATTACATGAATGAAGAGTATATGGAAACTATGATTACGCCACTCCTTAAATCAAACGTCCAAGTCATGAACAAATAAAAGGTTTATTTTTAGTTCAACAAGTTTTTTTAACAAGCAAATTCACTAATGTCACACAAAGTGCAACAAAATGAGCATATTGATTGACACAACAAACACAATGTATAACAAATTTGGTTTTACCTAGTTTTTattgaagaaaaaagaaaaggggtTAGTTGTTCACGCACCTGTTATTATTCTGTCATGGTAATCTAATCAATCATAAACCCAATAAGTTAACTACACAAGAAAGACACACGTGAACTGAAATCAACCGCCAAAACAAGGAGGACATCCCTCGATCCATGATACTACAGCTAAGGCACACCATAGAAGTAGtaatccacgggggggggggtttTACCAGCGCAATTCATGATTTTAGCGGGCTATATGTACAAATATCTGCACACAACCATCAACACATATTTTATCCTAACAACAAATCGCGGGCGTGAAAATCGGCATGAAACCCATTACAAAAGAAGGTAAATCAGACACTTTAAGATTACCATCTAGCGAGGTCTATCCTATTAGGATCAAACAGAACTGGATCTCCACCCCCAGAAAATAGATCTAGATCTCCACCCCTAAAACATAGATCTGGATTTTATACCTTGGGATCGCGAGAAATCCGTTCAAGAAGAAGGGCATAGACTTGCTGCCAGAACTCCCAGACCGCCTCCTCTTCTCTTCCTTGCCCAATCGCTCTAGGATTAGTAAGGGCGAGCCCTCCCCTTTTGTCCCAGATGAGCCGCCTAGCCCTATCTTCCTCGCCGCATAACCACGTTGTCGCATAACCAAGGTAGAGGGCTACAACACAAGGCAAGACCTATCTCGGGCCCTGGTCCTCAATTTATATTGATCGGGGTGGGGGAGGCGGAGACGGGTATTATGTTGAGGGTGGGGGTGAGTTGTGAGATGGTGGTTCGATATGTTTTACTTTAAGTGGGGAGGTTGTATGGCCATGGTGTACATGTTTTTAATGTTTTCAGATGCCTTTCCCGATGATCCACCAGGTGTCATACGAGGTATGCGCTCGTAGCTGGAGTGTGAGGCATCATCTAGTGTGTGTCCATAAGTGGTATACTTTTGTATTGTCGTTTTCGTGGAGGTCTGGGCTGGCCATAAATGATGTATTGTCGTTCTTGTAGTTGCAAGGGTTGGAGATAGTTGGTGTGTTGTCGTTTTGGTAACATACATATCTCACGTGTGCCTGCATTATCATTAGGCGTCATTTTTAGCATTTTTCATGGCTGAAGTATTCCACTATTTAACCACATATAGATGGTGTATGTTATATTTACCTTAATCAAGAGTGTATACATGATCTTACTTGCAAAAAAGGCATATACATCATATTGTATCTTACATTTACATATGCATACCAAGGGCTATCAACTAGGTAAACCACTTGGTATAAGCATAGTAAATAAGTTAGCTCAATTTGCATTTGCAAGATTTAGTTGTGTCTAACGAGTTATGTATATGTGTACTTAAATATGGAAATTTTTAACATGTGCTTCAATGTAAGGAAAGAACAAGTGTTTACCTAGAGCAGATAAATGGGAAGGCCATAATTATTGTCTTGGAAACACATGGATTCATTTTATGGCCCATGGTTGTAGTGCATTTTCAAATAATTCCACCATAACAAATCTTCCATTGAACTTGCATACTGAACATAGGTAAGTGGCAGGTTGTCCATCTTGGCACACGTTAATAAGAAGAATATCACCCTTACATTATCTTTACACATGGATACAAATTTGGGCGTGATAGAGTTTTATCAAATTTTGTGTTAGAAGGGAcgacggaccccccccccccccaactaggACAAGAGTATAGATATCTGGATATTGATCATTCCACATAGTGAAAACGTAGTTAAAAGAAACAATCTGCTCTATATTGTTTTTTCTACGCGGCATGATGTTGTCTGGTTCCACTACTAACCATCAATAACAGAACGATGGAAGTTCAAGTCTAACACCAGACATAAAAGACATAGTGATAGAATAAGAAGAGAATGTTACAGCACCTATTTAAGGCGAGTATGCACCAACTGATAGACTTCTGACGGGATCGAGAGCCAAGCAGTCCACCTCAACAATTTTGAATCCTCCATGTCATGATCACCAACTTCACCATCCCGGATTCGTAGTCTTCCATGCCGTCCACAATCTTCGGGAAAGCACCCCCTTATGCAGGATTTCAGCCCCATCATGCAACAATTCACCCGTGTTAGATTTATTCATTCCCACCCACTATTTTGGAAAGGCGCAAGTCTAACATATCAATTCAACCGGCGATCGAACCACTTGGTCTCAAAGCATATATAGATTGTTTCTAATATTGCATATTGCCGATGGGCATGGCACACCTTATTGTTGTAGCCTAGTCCCCACCCGCATCCAAAGTTGAAAGTGCCGATGGCTTAACAGAAGGACGTGAAAGCCGTCCGTGTAGACGGTCTGTTAAAGAAGCTGCCAACAGGTAGGAGTTATTATGATGACACGCTCATCATCCATTCCATTCCTCCTGCTACACGTACATGCTGTTCCCGGTGGGCACACCTCACTATAAAGTACAACCCTTTCCGTCTCGTCATCAATCAAATATCACACGCACGAACATACCGTCACATGCCATTGGGAGCTGGGGACTGTGCTATCCTAGTGGGGCAGCAGTAGTACCCGTTGTTGGGGCGTTTGGAACATTCCCTGCCACTGCCACTGTTAGCTAGTCCACGTATGCCAAAGCGGCAGCTCGCAGCATCCGAATCAGTTGGGTCAGTCGATCGGTCAGCAGTGACCAGCGAGTCAGTTGCTACAGGACATGGTGGCGATGCTGATGCGGGCAGGACATGGCAGGCCCTGCTTGCTTAATTGCGACCGGAGCAAGGCCACAAAAGGAGCAGGAGCAGGGGCAGCACAGGACAAGCGGCCGTTGCAGTCGCAAGCACAGGGTCCCTCACAGGTGCACTGCACACATTGGATGGAAGGCGGCATCGGTCGACGCACAGACCGTGACTTGTTCGTTGCCCTATCCGGCCGGCAGTGCCCACTGGTGTCGGCTGCCCGCCTGCGAGTCAGCAGCATTCGGAAGGTCGGGTCAGACTGGCTGGCCGGCAGACGTGATGGTGGTAGCAACGTCACATGCATGCACGGGCTGGATCAGCTAGCTGCATGCCCAATCACAGGCTTTGCTTGCTCCAAGCTTCTTGGACAGATAAGGTAAAGCGACCGAACAACCTTTCCAATCGTATCCAGAACTGCCACGCTACTGGTCAGTCCTACCGTTGAATGCTGATGCTTTCCTTtctgtgtgcgtgcgtgcgtttgTTTTATAAATGCAAGCAAAAGTGGGAGGGTCATTTGATCTGGTCACATCATGAGCGCCCTTTTTGTACTTTGCGTCACTCACTCACTCACTAAGCTCGAACGTGAGAGTGAGAGGATCAAATAATCCCAGCCTTTTGTTGGATGGGAACCTC is a genomic window containing:
- the LOC123092985 gene encoding uncharacterized protein, which translates into the protein MSQFHHTQHGGDGDFQMWQQQMMYKQLQEFQRQQNAQQIDHGARMQPSFGQFQAPARAAPADQLPVITNEMPSNEATAYTWPQNFASGDPRLPSNSQMVNTGSNTNWEQYGGAPAMGNFMNGSVFPNTQSQPMRPMGLATQQMNQSFYQIPATSRGGSVNQYPQFLGIPADLQNAMTRASSHQPEKVSRPFSSLMDEPSPQEKGASSSMQNFRGKGGFLSNSPLQSQGDNNKAGSPVPVNHLRHGFQLQDFHGRSNQLQAGLQEKSTMQVAPASGGASLDPTEEKFLFGDDEDSNWGALLKGDNDHGNSLDNDNFGGALPSLQSGSWSALMQETLQSSTSKDNPKEEWSGLSLQKTQTVANNSTLPARDQSKLAASSGGLQNARPSSASSYGDGTMNNPDFTSFQHATRSPYEQRDKTPHESPRATVTNHQSTAEANNGYIQQSLKQKQSDEYGRQEQVHLSNGNWAQHKSETPRNSSHSTGAPSSTHGFWMSQQNTVDHNINQESGNSQNDWKSNSPLGQDISSTQNVFNSDGNFWKSSGGNANSVHRLQQMKPDISTSQMQKDSSDGKGVSMMGSSMPTINPNQHQMVMGRTGEHGGMNHNIGRRGSETSESLRRSAEPRPNDCNQEYQNAIHMERPGNILNHGQHVNSDHAARRHPFFAAKESQNSGSGQQAGGSYMLQNHAMDNTGVNIRHSPGNPVSNNQFPPQSLQGQNNLKPRFVTNSQIAANMASVNEKMLVGDEHFKSRHGVTNSSSASPFGVSDAGLSQNRAVQNSQHMLQLLHKVDNSTDSNALTDMANSPLDNVANTQQQLNQSSLQGFGLRLAPPSQRHPTSDHLWSSHTNADGKQPEHSARGEHQAQLPSTATNYSSPAHRSSQPTPFNSSEMGGTGQPAAHFPQLGSGQQYPVPDTRSGSVPMPQQDSTATVFKNVWTNISAQRLAGTQSNKITPNILQSMMFSSNPNLWGSQKADDQGQKVSTPPDVATSSANSHNQETKQALDSDAGLASSEMANFDSTGAAVPRGNQALQKHSSDGNFAIPASSLAQLRQQGIMNPRQGENPAANFQVMNTSHNTGTNTSGIGLHGNPTASNLQQTNFALLHQMQAMGHVDVDPGNKTGKMLKPNEISSDASQVDWKSAQRFAHGANNSLRSSIDNIGSTSVQGSFPSDMKMLSFAPRNNEERSTSIPSQIPSREVLSHGMVMRNDHQSQVQSLGTNVSSNLIERSERPGINPQMAPSWFEHYGNQRNGQSPSVFNAQKTPTPPYNVPKASWCMENNSLEDRADAGQAARPLVPNMKTALMTRPKKRKFTERALVSWHKISEGTQKLRKTSTNEMDWAWAANRLIKKSEDDPESLEDAPVNYLPRKRLIMTTKLIQEVFPAIPARVLRAQAVSAYESATYNIAMFTLGDTCIISSDNSRALADNENNPSEQRTSAKQMEDKLSKVVEVFVGRIRKMENDYMSLSKRASMLDVHLECQDLERISIVNRLGRFHGRNHAAGVEASSGSQMVSRRIFPDRHVMSFSVPGNLPEEVHCLAL